A DNA window from Bubalus bubalis isolate 160015118507 breed Murrah chromosome 20, NDDB_SH_1, whole genome shotgun sequence contains the following coding sequences:
- the LOC112580812 gene encoding myeloid-associated differentiation marker: MPTRATLPYRLYVNSVFLFLRVPQLFSTCVAFSLVADMGIWRGDIGNWFMSCWCICFIVTLFIVIIELNDLQPRFPFYWYNFPVTFACYATLICLSASIIYSVTYVQFLPDGPEWDRAIAATAFSCIASVLYAIETAGMWNFYKLKEIPCYLHTVPSLLNVLETFVAGVIFAFLSNTSLYLHQPALEWCVAVYSICFISEAVTILLDLGEWENRLPIPFPIFQLVLTVFSVLLYISALVLWPLYQFYEEFGGLPQRSSDVSCIDDLMCTWDQRLAVAVLTAINLLIYVAELGYWARQVL, translated from the coding sequence ATGCCCACCAGGGCGACACTCCCATACAGGCTCTACGTGAACAGCGTGTTCTTGTTCCTCCGCGTGCCGCAGCTCTTCTCCACCTGCGTGGCATTCTCCTTGGTGGCTGACATGGGCATTTGGAGAGGGGACATAGGTAACTGGTTCATGTCCTGCTGGTGCATCTGTTTCATTGTGACCCTATTCATAGTCATAATTGAGTTAAATGATCTCCAGCCTCGCTTTCCTTTCTACTGGTACAACTTTCCCGTCACCTTTGCCTGCTACGCCACCCTCATCTGCCTCTCAGCCTCCATCATCTACTCCGTCACCTACGTCCAGTTCCTGCCTGATGGCCCTGAGTGGGACCGGGCCATCGCTGCCACTGCATTCTCCTGCATCGCGTCAGTGCTTTATGCCATAGAAACGGCGGGCATGTGGAACTTCTACAAGCTCAAGGAGATCCCCTGCTACCTGCACACCGTGCCCAGCCTGCTGAACGTGCTGGAGACCTTCGTTGCTGGTGTCATCTTTGCCTTCCTCAGCAACACCTCCCTATACCTGCACCAGCCGGCCCTGGAGTGGTGTGTGGCCGTGTACTCCATCTGCTTCATCTCAGAAGCAGTAACCATCCTGTTAGATCTGGGCGAATGGGAGAACAGGCTGCCCATCCCCTTCCCCATTTTCCAACTTGTGCTCACCGTGTTCTCTGTCCTCCTCTACATCAGTGCTCTTGTCCTCTGGCCGCTCTACCAGTTCTATGAGGAGTTCGGCGGGCTGCCCCAGCGGTCCAGCGATGTGAGCTGCATTGATGACCTCATGTGCACCTGGGACCAGCGACTGGCTGTGGCCGTCCTGACAGCCATCAACTTGCTGATTTATGTGGCTGAGCTGGGGTACTGGGCCCGCCAGGTCTTGTAG